DNA sequence from the Prolixibacter sp. SD074 genome:
GATATATTCCCAATCCTTGGGAAAATCGCGGGGAGCGGTTTTCAACCTGGCATCGTATTCATCAGGCAGATGTTTCTGAAATTCCGGATTTTCCTTTATCGACAAAAACCCTTCCGGATCGAGGAAAATTTCCTGGCGAATAGCTTTAAGGTTAGCTGATGGCGGCATAAAAACGCCCCCGCCGAGGAATGAACTTCCGGGCTGCAGGTGCAGATAATACCCGGCATATCCTGATTTCCGACCACCACGAGAGATGAAACTTCCGTAATTTGTTTTGTAAGGGCGCTTGTCATTTGAAAAACGGACATCCCGAAAAATCCGGAACATGCAGTCTTTTGGAGCAAGCATCGGAACTTCCGGATCAAACGACTTGATTTCGTTATTCAGAAGCTCCGTAAACGCCAAAAACTTGCTCCTCGTTTCTTCGTAACGGTCCCGGTTTCGCTCAAACCATTCGCGGTTATTGTTCTTTCCCAAATCGGCCAGGAAATCAAGAATATCTTTCATGATAAAAATCGCTTTAGCAGTTTCACCAAATTTATTCGAAATCACCGTAAGGTTTGTAAAGGGAAGGGTAAATTTGCATAGGAAACAGAAATCAGAGCTGAATTGTCATGAATAAACCCGACCCTCATTCCACCAAACGTTCCGTAATTGTTGTTGCCGGAGGCAGTGGTTCCCGGATGAAAAGTGACCGGCCGAAACAGTTCCTGGAATTATTGGGAAAGCCGGTCCTGATGTACACATTGGAAGCATTCAACCGGTTCGATTCCACCATGGATTTGATTGTTGTGTTACCCGCTGACCAGATTCCCTTCTGGGAACAATTATGCCTGAATCATAATTTTGTCATTCGTCATCAGGTAGTAGCTGGCGGAGACACCCGGTTTCATTCGGTAAAAAATGGTTTGTCGGCTTTGTCCGCCTGTGATTTGGTTGCCATTCATGACGGCGTACGACCATTGGTGAGCCAAACAACCATCGAGAATTGCTTCCTGATTGCGAAAAAACAAGGCACTGCCATTCCGGTGCTGCCGGTCATCGAATCGTTGCGCGAAGGAAATATGGAAGAATCTGCCCCTGTGGACCGTAGTCGTTACTATTCAGTGCAAACGCCGCAAATTTTCCGCACCTCAACATTGTTGAAAGCCTACGAACAGGATTTTAATTCCTTATTTACGGATGATGCATCGGTTGTTGAAAGTGCCGGTTTTCGGGTTAAACTAGTGGAAGGAAATCGCGAAAACATCAAGATCACGCATCCGGTAGATTTAAGAATTGCCGAATTTTTCCTTTCCCTACCGGGAAGAAAATAATCACTTCAGAATACGGATGCGTTTCACGCGTATGTCACGCAA
Encoded proteins:
- a CDS encoding 2-C-methyl-D-erythritol 4-phosphate cytidylyltransferase — its product is MNKPDPHSTKRSVIVVAGGSGSRMKSDRPKQFLELLGKPVLMYTLEAFNRFDSTMDLIVVLPADQIPFWEQLCLNHNFVIRHQVVAGGDTRFHSVKNGLSALSACDLVAIHDGVRPLVSQTTIENCFLIAKKQGTAIPVLPVIESLREGNMEESAPVDRSRYYSVQTPQIFRTSTLLKAYEQDFNSLFTDDASVVESAGFRVKLVEGNRENIKITHPVDLRIAEFFLSLPGRK
- a CDS encoding DUF2461 domain-containing protein — translated: MKDILDFLADLGKNNNREWFERNRDRYEETRSKFLAFTELLNNEIKSFDPEVPMLAPKDCMFRIFRDVRFSNDKRPYKTNYGSFISRGGRKSGYAGYYLHLQPGSSFLGGGVFMPPSANLKAIRQEIFLDPEGFLSIKENPEFQKHLPDEYDARLKTAPRDFPKDWEYIHLLRNKSYAYGRNLTAEEILSPLFMENVLETFKVLSTMNQYLNQAIDDRLKS